In Pseudonocardia sp. C8, one genomic interval encodes:
- a CDS encoding nuclear transport factor 2 family protein, which yields MTEAGTSTALEPELVAVADGWARAIVSNDAARIGEYMSEDWVIVSENGVATREEFLALVRSGELTHSAMDRVGDARVRGYGDTAVLTIRQTNTAHFRGRRFDADEWVSDVFVRRAGGWACVLSQITSALRNDVITE from the coding sequence ATGACCGAGGCAGGCACATCCACCGCGCTCGAGCCCGAGCTCGTCGCCGTCGCCGACGGCTGGGCGCGCGCCATCGTCTCGAATGACGCGGCCCGGATCGGGGAGTACATGTCCGAGGACTGGGTGATCGTCTCCGAGAACGGTGTGGCGACCCGGGAGGAGTTCCTCGCGCTGGTCCGCTCCGGGGAGCTGACCCACTCGGCGATGGACCGGGTCGGCGACGCCCGGGTCCGCGGCTACGGCGACACGGCCGTCCTCACGATCCGCCAGACGAACACCGCGCACTTCCGCGGCCGGCGGTTCGACGCCGACGAGTGGGTGAGCGACGTCTTCGTCCGCCGGGCGGGCGGCTGGGCGTGCGTGCTCTCCCAGATCACCTCGGCCTTGCGGAATGACGTAATTACGGAATAA
- a CDS encoding serine hydrolase domain-containing protein, which yields MTLAELASHRSGLPVQPGGLRMLVGIWGNNLFGLAPWQPGVAELFAAADAAPLGPRGETVYSNLGTAVLGQALAVRAGTPYEELVRQLVTGPLGMTATTIPDGVAPPGATAGHDTAGRVQEPWIGAANAPAGSGVFSTVTDLVRYTGALADPGSPVAAAAVPRYPSDYGRIGYGWYTLEVGGHTLIWKNGGSGGMRSSILVEPSTGRAAIVLGNSEAGVDGVAAELLGVPSPFEARTAETPSGGFAALGPVLVATAFPVLAGLTTLGAARGGWRRTPRRASRAELLAAAGTAVFFLFVAWTVDATDVARLPWWLAGCVLTGAGAGQAACRWRGAPAGTAGQRVNAAFSLLLAGVPLLALPLL from the coding sequence GTGACCCTGGCCGAGCTCGCGTCGCACCGCTCGGGGCTGCCGGTCCAGCCCGGTGGCCTGCGGATGCTGGTGGGCATCTGGGGCAACAACCTGTTCGGCCTGGCCCCGTGGCAGCCCGGCGTCGCGGAGCTGTTCGCCGCCGCCGACGCCGCCCCGCTCGGCCCGCGGGGCGAGACCGTGTACTCCAACCTCGGCACGGCGGTGCTCGGCCAGGCGCTCGCGGTGCGCGCCGGGACGCCCTACGAGGAGCTGGTGCGGCAGCTCGTCACCGGGCCGCTCGGCATGACCGCGACGACGATCCCGGACGGCGTCGCCCCGCCCGGTGCGACGGCCGGGCACGACACCGCGGGCCGGGTCCAGGAGCCGTGGATCGGCGCGGCCAACGCACCCGCCGGCTCCGGGGTGTTCTCCACCGTCACCGACCTGGTCCGCTACACCGGTGCGCTCGCCGACCCGGGATCGCCGGTCGCGGCCGCCGCCGTGCCGCGGTACCCGTCCGACTACGGCCGGATCGGGTACGGCTGGTACACCCTCGAGGTCGGCGGGCACACACTGATCTGGAAGAACGGCGGCTCCGGCGGGATGCGCTCCAGCATCCTGGTGGAGCCGTCGACCGGGCGGGCCGCGATCGTGCTGGGCAACTCCGAGGCCGGCGTGGACGGGGTCGCGGCCGAGCTGCTCGGCGTGCCGTCGCCGTTCGAGGCCCGCACCGCGGAGACGCCCTCGGGCGGGTTCGCGGCGCTCGGCCCGGTCCTGGTCGCGACCGCGTTCCCGGTCCTGGCCGGGCTGACGACGCTCGGCGCGGCCCGGGGCGGGTGGCGCCGCACGCCCCGGCGGGCGAGCCGGGCCGAGCTGCTCGCCGCGGCGGGCACCGCGGTGTTCTTCCTGTTCGTCGCCTGGACGGTGGACGCGACGGACGTGGCCCGGCTGCCGTGGTGGCTCGCCGGCTGCGTGCTCACCGGCGCCGGTGCCGGGCAGGCCGCGTGCCGGTGGCGGGGCGCCCCGGCCGGGACGGCCGGGCAGCGGGTGAACGCGGCGTTCTCGCTGCTGCTCGCCGGGGTCCCGCTGCTGGCGCTCCCGCTCCTGTGA
- a CDS encoding CaiB/BaiF CoA-transferase family protein yields MTTAAPPLDGITVVSLEQAVAAPFATRQLADLGARVIKVERPDGGDFARGYDEAVHGNASYFVWLNRGKESLTLDLKSDEGARILTDLLEGADVLVQNLGPGAAARLGLDADTLARHHPRVIPCSVTGWGSTGPWAGRKAYDLLVQCEAGLLSVTGTPGEMVKAGISVADIAAGMYAYSGILAALLRRATTGAVSAVEVSLFEALAEWMGHPAYYATYSGTTPPRSGARHATIAPYGPFGTADGTILLVVQNDREWWRLCTDVLGDDAVADDPRFVTNSDRVAHRDELEKLISARLAALPTTEAVDLLDAAGIANAGINDVADLATHPVLAERGRWHEIGVPGGTMRALRPPADLSGVAPVMGDVPALGAHTDAILHELGRGHRVAELRAAGVV; encoded by the coding sequence ATGACCACCGCAGCACCGCCGCTGGACGGCATCACCGTCGTCAGCCTGGAGCAGGCGGTCGCCGCCCCGTTCGCCACCCGCCAGCTCGCCGACCTCGGCGCCCGCGTCATCAAGGTCGAGCGCCCGGACGGCGGCGACTTCGCCCGCGGCTACGACGAGGCCGTGCACGGCAACGCCAGCTACTTCGTGTGGCTCAACCGGGGCAAGGAGTCGCTGACGCTGGACCTCAAGTCCGACGAGGGCGCGCGGATCCTCACCGACCTCCTCGAGGGCGCCGACGTGCTGGTGCAGAACCTCGGCCCGGGCGCCGCGGCCCGGCTCGGCCTCGACGCGGACACGCTCGCGCGGCACCACCCGAGGGTGATCCCCTGCTCGGTCACCGGCTGGGGTTCCACCGGGCCGTGGGCCGGCCGCAAGGCCTACGACCTGCTCGTCCAGTGCGAGGCCGGGCTGCTGTCGGTGACCGGCACCCCCGGCGAGATGGTCAAGGCCGGCATCTCGGTCGCCGACATCGCCGCCGGCATGTACGCCTACTCGGGCATCCTCGCCGCCCTGCTGCGCCGGGCCACCACCGGTGCGGTGTCCGCGGTCGAGGTGTCGCTGTTCGAGGCCCTCGCCGAGTGGATGGGCCACCCGGCCTACTACGCCACCTACTCCGGCACGACGCCACCGCGTTCCGGCGCCCGGCACGCCACCATCGCCCCGTACGGCCCGTTCGGCACCGCCGACGGCACGATCCTGCTGGTCGTGCAGAACGACCGCGAGTGGTGGCGGCTGTGCACCGACGTCCTCGGTGACGACGCGGTCGCCGACGACCCCCGGTTCGTCACCAACTCCGACCGGGTCGCGCACCGCGACGAGCTCGAGAAGCTGATCTCGGCCCGGCTGGCCGCGCTCCCCACCACCGAGGCGGTGGACCTGCTCGACGCCGCGGGGATCGCCAACGCCGGGATCAACGACGTCGCCGACCTGGCGACCCACCCGGTACTCGCCGAGCGTGGCCGCTGGCACGAGATCGGCGTGCCGGGCGGGACGATGCGGGCGCTCCGCCCCCCGGCGGACCTCTCCGGTGTCGCACCGGTGATGGGTGACGTCCCCGCGCTGGGCGCCCACACCGACGCCATCCTGCACGAGCTGGGCCGCGGCCACCGGGTGGCCGAGCTGCGCGCCGCCGGGGTCGTATGA
- the egtD gene encoding L-histidine N(alpha)-methyltransferase, whose translation MSTPGTIRLDVHLTGADADAALRADVARGLTARPKELPPKWFYDARGSALFEKITELPEYYPFRTERALLADSVADIARSSGADTVVELGSGSSTKTRLLLDAFAAAGTLRRYVPQDVSESALRGALDDLRAAYPRLALHGVVGDFTTDLHRLPGAEPGGRRMIAFLGGTIGNLLPGPRDAFLRHVRSVLAPGEQLLLGTGLVTDPDLMVAAYDDAAGVTAEFNRNVLHVLNRELGADFDVEAFSHVALWDAENEWIEMRLRAGRDMRVRVAELDLDVGFAAGEELATEVSAKFRTEVVDAFVVAAGFEPTRRWVDPERRFALNLLTAV comes from the coding sequence GTGTCCACTCCCGGCACGATCCGGCTCGACGTCCACCTCACCGGGGCCGACGCCGACGCGGCCCTGCGCGCCGACGTGGCCCGCGGCCTGACCGCGCGGCCCAAGGAGCTGCCGCCCAAGTGGTTCTACGACGCCCGCGGGTCCGCGCTCTTCGAGAAGATCACCGAGCTGCCCGAGTACTACCCGTTCCGGACCGAGCGCGCCCTGCTGGCCGACTCGGTCGCCGACATCGCGCGGTCCTCGGGCGCGGACACCGTCGTCGAGCTGGGGTCCGGCTCGTCGACCAAGACCCGGCTGCTGCTGGACGCGTTCGCCGCCGCCGGGACGCTGCGCCGCTACGTCCCGCAGGACGTGAGCGAGTCCGCGCTGCGCGGCGCCCTCGACGACCTGCGCGCGGCCTACCCGCGGCTCGCGCTGCACGGAGTGGTCGGTGACTTCACGACCGACCTGCACCGGCTGCCGGGTGCCGAGCCGGGCGGCCGGCGGATGATCGCGTTCCTGGGCGGGACGATCGGCAACCTGCTGCCCGGCCCCCGGGACGCGTTCCTCCGGCACGTGCGGAGCGTCCTGGCGCCGGGGGAGCAGCTGCTGCTCGGGACCGGGCTGGTCACCGACCCGGACCTGATGGTCGCCGCCTACGACGACGCCGCGGGCGTCACCGCCGAGTTCAACCGCAACGTCCTGCACGTCCTCAACCGCGAGCTGGGCGCCGACTTCGACGTCGAGGCCTTCTCCCACGTCGCGCTGTGGGACGCGGAGAACGAGTGGATCGAGATGCGGCTGCGGGCGGGCCGGGACATGCGGGTCCGGGTCGCCGAGCTGGACCTGGACGTCGGGTTCGCCGCGGGGGAGGAGCTGGCCACCGAGGTGTCGGCCAAGTTCCGCACCGAGGTCGTCGACGCGTTCGTCGTCGCGGCCGGGTTCGAGCCGACCCGGCGCTGGGTGGACCCGGAGCGGCGGTTCGCGCTGAACCTGCTCACGGCCGTCTGA
- a CDS encoding MFS transporter, which yields MTGLPLASVPGRWLVVAAALGSGVAFLDGSVVNVALPAIGRELGGGFSVLQWVLDGYLLTLSALLLLGGALGDRYGRRRVFLAGLVLFTVASLGCGFAPSGPVLILTRLVQGVGGALLIPGSLALIDSTVRREDRGRAIGRWAGLSGVAAALGPFVGGWLVDTASWRWIFLLNVPLAAVAFVVTVRHVPETRAGAPGRLDLAGAAAVTAGLGGVVYALIEIPVAGLTAVTGGAAVAGVLALAAFPLVERYASAPLIPLSLFRSAQFTGANLVTLAVYTGLGGALFLLALQLQQSLGYSALAAGLAFLPFTVIMLLLSGRIGALAQRIGPRAPMTVGPVVAGTGLVLLVRAVPGASYAAGVLPGLVVFGLGMAITVAPLTSTVLASVAEEHVGAASGANNAVSRVAGLLAVAVLPLAVGLEGGGDAPLGPGFGRAMVVSGVLCMLGGVVGFLTVRRGTAVRPQLLPGVQHACQEPGTRAP from the coding sequence ATGACCGGCCTGCCCCTGGCGTCGGTGCCGGGGCGGTGGCTCGTCGTGGCCGCCGCGCTGGGGTCGGGCGTCGCGTTCCTCGACGGGTCCGTGGTCAACGTGGCCCTGCCGGCGATCGGCCGGGAGCTCGGGGGCGGGTTCAGCGTCCTGCAGTGGGTGCTCGACGGCTACCTGCTCACGTTGAGCGCGTTGCTGCTGCTCGGCGGGGCGCTCGGCGACCGGTACGGCCGGCGGCGGGTGTTCCTGGCCGGGCTGGTCCTGTTCACCGTCGCCTCGCTCGGGTGCGGGTTCGCCCCGTCCGGCCCGGTCCTGATCCTCACCCGGCTGGTGCAGGGAGTCGGCGGTGCGCTGCTGATCCCCGGCAGCCTCGCACTGATCGACTCGACGGTCCGGCGGGAGGACCGGGGACGCGCGATCGGCCGCTGGGCCGGGCTCAGCGGGGTCGCCGCCGCGCTGGGGCCGTTCGTCGGCGGCTGGCTGGTCGACACCGCCTCGTGGCGCTGGATCTTCCTGCTGAACGTGCCGCTGGCCGCCGTCGCGTTCGTCGTGACGGTGCGCCACGTGCCGGAGACCCGGGCCGGCGCGCCCGGACGCCTCGATCTCGCCGGGGCGGCCGCGGTCACGGCCGGTCTCGGCGGGGTGGTCTACGCGCTGATCGAGATCCCGGTGGCGGGCCTGACGGCCGTCACGGGTGGGGCGGCGGTGGCCGGTGTTCTCGCGCTGGCGGCGTTCCCGCTGGTCGAGCGGTACGCGAGCGCACCGCTGATCCCGCTGTCACTGTTCCGGTCCGCCCAGTTCACCGGCGCCAACCTGGTGACCCTCGCCGTGTACACCGGGCTCGGCGGTGCGCTGTTCCTGCTCGCCCTCCAGCTCCAGCAGTCGCTCGGGTACTCCGCGCTGGCCGCGGGCCTGGCGTTCCTGCCCTTCACCGTGATCATGCTGCTGCTGTCCGGCCGGATCGGGGCGCTCGCCCAGCGGATCGGACCGCGGGCGCCGATGACCGTCGGGCCGGTCGTGGCCGGTACCGGGCTCGTCCTGCTGGTGCGGGCCGTGCCCGGCGCGAGCTACGCGGCCGGGGTGCTGCCCGGGCTCGTCGTGTTCGGCCTGGGGATGGCGATCACCGTGGCGCCGCTGACCTCGACGGTGCTCGCCTCGGTCGCCGAGGAGCACGTCGGGGCCGCGTCGGGTGCCAACAATGCCGTCTCCCGGGTCGCCGGCCTGCTCGCGGTCGCCGTGCTGCCCCTGGCGGTCGGTCTCGAGGGTGGCGGGGACGCGCCGCTCGGTCCGGGCTTCGGCCGGGCCATGGTGGTCTCCGGGGTGCTGTGCATGCTCGGCGGGGTCGTCGGGTTCCTGACGGTGCGCCGGGGCACCGCCGTCCGGCCGCAGCTGCTGCCGGGGGTCCAGCATGCGTGCCAGGAACCGGGCACCCGCGCGCCGTAG
- the egtC gene encoding ergothioneine biosynthesis protein EgtC — MCRHLAYLGPPRTLAVLLLEPEHGLLAQSYAPADMRGGGTINADGFGAGWYPASGADPVRVRSAKPLWADTSFAALAGATSSGAVLGAVRSATVGMPVVETAAAPFTDGRWLFSHNGVVRGWPGSLASAAAAVPVTDLLTLDAPTDSAALWALVRARLRAGDDPAEVLATTCERVERDAPGSRLNLLLTDGSTVWATAWWHALAVRTGGDHTTVASEPTHAFPDWIPVPDRHLVVARPGGHDLHPI, encoded by the coding sequence GTGTGCCGGCACCTGGCCTACCTCGGCCCGCCCCGCACGCTCGCCGTGCTGCTGCTGGAACCGGAGCACGGGCTGCTCGCCCAGTCCTACGCCCCGGCCGACATGCGCGGCGGCGGCACGATCAACGCCGACGGCTTCGGCGCCGGCTGGTACCCCGCATCCGGTGCCGACCCGGTGCGGGTCCGGTCGGCGAAGCCGCTCTGGGCCGACACGTCGTTCGCCGCGCTGGCCGGGGCGACGTCGTCCGGGGCGGTGCTGGGCGCGGTCCGCTCGGCCACCGTCGGCATGCCCGTCGTGGAGACCGCGGCGGCCCCGTTCACCGACGGTCGCTGGCTGTTCAGCCACAACGGCGTCGTCCGCGGCTGGCCGGGCTCGCTCGCGTCCGCGGCCGCGGCCGTGCCGGTCACCGACCTGCTGACGCTGGACGCGCCGACCGACTCGGCGGCGCTGTGGGCGCTGGTCCGGGCCCGGCTGCGTGCCGGCGACGACCCGGCGGAGGTCCTGGCCACCACCTGCGAGCGGGTCGAGCGGGACGCGCCCGGCTCGCGGCTGAACCTCCTGCTGACCGACGGCTCGACGGTCTGGGCCACGGCCTGGTGGCACGCGCTCGCCGTCCGGACCGGCGGCGACCACACCACCGTGGCGTCCGAACCCACCCACGCGTTCCCCGACTGGATCCCGGTGCCCGACCGGCACCTCGTGGTGGCCCGCCCGGGCGGCCACGACCTCCACCCGATCTGA
- a CDS encoding CoA transferase has protein sequence MTTGPRQRPDRPLDGLRVVECASFVAGPTGGMTLAQLGASVIRIDPIGGGPDHGRWPAAGHGTGPSYYWASLNQGKRSITVDMRSDQGRELVLALATAPGTDRGILVDNVVGRRWMANDALVARRPDLIHVRVQGYPDGRPAVDYTVNAEVGIPQITGSEEGGAPVNHVLPAWDLVTGLTVSTTVLAALHQRTRTGAGVYSEIALADVALAGVANLGWLSEAAEAGHDRPRHGNHVYGSFGTDFACSDGHRVMVVALTPGQWTALVTVTGTDAVFTALEKALDADLTDETERYRLRDTIAAVLKPWFLARDSVTVESELNRARVLWGQYQPMTHVVDRHRAGTHPVLADHPLPGGPTAITARTPIRWNGEHGDPGAAPQLGRETDQILADELGLSATEIGALHDRGVVA, from the coding sequence GTGACGACAGGACCGCGGCAGAGACCCGACCGCCCGCTGGACGGCCTGCGGGTCGTCGAATGCGCCAGCTTCGTCGCCGGACCCACCGGCGGCATGACCCTCGCCCAGCTCGGCGCCTCGGTCATCCGGATCGACCCGATCGGCGGCGGCCCCGACCACGGACGCTGGCCCGCCGCCGGGCACGGCACCGGTCCGTCCTACTACTGGGCCTCGCTCAACCAGGGCAAGCGCTCGATCACCGTCGACATGCGCTCCGATCAGGGCCGCGAGCTCGTCCTCGCCCTGGCCACCGCGCCCGGCACCGACCGCGGCATCCTCGTCGACAACGTCGTCGGCCGCCGCTGGATGGCCAACGACGCCCTCGTCGCCCGCCGCCCGGACCTGATCCACGTCCGCGTCCAGGGCTACCCCGACGGCCGGCCCGCCGTCGACTACACCGTCAACGCCGAGGTCGGCATCCCGCAGATCACCGGCAGCGAGGAGGGTGGCGCCCCGGTCAACCACGTGCTGCCCGCCTGGGACCTGGTCACCGGGCTCACCGTCTCCACCACCGTGCTGGCCGCCCTGCACCAGCGCACCCGCACCGGGGCCGGCGTCTACTCCGAGATCGCCCTCGCCGACGTCGCCCTGGCCGGTGTCGCCAACCTCGGCTGGCTCTCCGAGGCCGCCGAAGCCGGCCACGACCGCCCCCGCCACGGCAACCACGTCTACGGCAGCTTCGGCACCGACTTCGCCTGCTCCGACGGCCACCGCGTCATGGTCGTCGCCCTCACCCCCGGCCAGTGGACCGCGCTGGTCACCGTCACCGGCACCGACGCCGTGTTCACCGCCCTCGAGAAGGCCCTCGACGCCGACCTCACCGACGAGACCGAGCGCTACCGGCTGCGCGACACCATCGCCGCCGTCCTCAAACCCTGGTTCCTCGCCCGCGACTCGGTCACCGTCGAGTCCGAGCTCAACCGCGCCCGCGTGCTGTGGGGCCAGTACCAGCCCATGACCCACGTCGTCGACCGGCACCGGGCCGGCACCCACCCCGTACTCGCCGACCATCCCCTGCCCGGCGGTCCCACCGCGATCACCGCCCGCACCCCGATCCGCTGGAACGGCGAGCACGGCGACCCCGGCGCCGCACCGCAGCTGGGCCGCGAGACCGACCAGATCCTCGCCGACGAGCTCGGCCTGTCCGCCACCGAGATCGGCGCGCTGCACGACCGCGGCGTCGTCGCCTGA
- the egtB gene encoding ergothioneine biosynthesis protein EgtB, whose translation MTVQPSTGPAAPGETPEAMRARAAALLGRARERSARLTALDDGELTAQHSPLMSPLVWDLAHIGSQEELWLVRDVGGREPLRPEIDGLYDAFQHTRSSRVDLPLLTPSEARQYVGEVRDKALDALEGSPLRGRRLEQDGFAFGMIVQHEQQHDETMLATHQLRAGDPVLEASPPPRPAAPVDVGAEVLVPAGPFEMGTSAEPWALDNERPVHTVDLPAYVIDTYPVTNGEYAAFVEAGGYDDRRLWTGTGWEHRVAEGLAAPRFWFRDAGGEWWRRRFGVVEPVPPDEPVVHVSFHEAQAYARWAGKRLPTEAEWEKAARFDPATGRSRRFPWGDDEPAPRHANLGQRHLQPAPAGAYPAGASALGAHQMLGDVWEWCDSGWHPYPGFTMFPYPEYSQVFFGGDYRVLRGGSFGTDPAAIRATFRNWDHPVRRQIFSGFRLARDARAGLDI comes from the coding sequence ATGACCGTCCAGCCCAGTACCGGCCCGGCCGCCCCCGGCGAGACCCCGGAGGCGATGCGTGCGCGGGCGGCCGCCCTGCTCGGCCGCGCCCGGGAGCGCAGCGCCCGCCTCACCGCACTCGACGACGGCGAGCTGACCGCGCAGCACTCCCCGCTGATGTCCCCGCTGGTCTGGGACCTCGCCCACATCGGCTCCCAGGAGGAGCTGTGGCTGGTCCGCGACGTCGGCGGCCGCGAGCCGCTGCGCCCGGAGATCGACGGCCTGTACGACGCCTTCCAGCACACCCGCTCGTCCCGGGTGGACCTGCCGCTGCTGACGCCGTCGGAGGCGCGGCAGTACGTCGGCGAGGTCCGGGACAAGGCCCTCGACGCGCTGGAGGGCAGCCCGTTGCGCGGCCGCCGGCTCGAGCAGGACGGCTTCGCGTTCGGCATGATCGTCCAGCACGAGCAGCAGCACGACGAGACCATGCTGGCCACCCACCAGCTGCGGGCGGGCGACCCGGTCCTCGAGGCCTCGCCGCCGCCCCGGCCCGCGGCCCCGGTGGACGTGGGCGCCGAGGTGCTCGTGCCCGCCGGGCCGTTCGAGATGGGCACCTCGGCCGAGCCGTGGGCGCTGGACAACGAGCGCCCCGTGCACACCGTCGACCTGCCCGCATACGTGATCGACACCTACCCGGTGACCAACGGCGAGTACGCCGCGTTCGTGGAGGCGGGCGGGTACGACGACCGTCGCCTGTGGACCGGCACCGGCTGGGAACACCGGGTCGCCGAGGGCCTGGCCGCGCCCCGGTTCTGGTTCCGCGACGCCGGCGGCGAGTGGTGGCGGCGCCGGTTCGGCGTCGTCGAGCCGGTGCCACCGGACGAGCCGGTCGTGCACGTGAGCTTCCACGAGGCGCAGGCCTACGCCCGCTGGGCCGGCAAGCGGCTACCCACCGAGGCCGAGTGGGAGAAGGCGGCCCGGTTCGACCCGGCGACCGGGCGCTCGCGCCGCTTCCCGTGGGGCGACGACGAGCCCGCCCCCCGGCACGCCAACCTCGGCCAGCGGCACCTGCAGCCCGCCCCGGCCGGCGCGTACCCCGCCGGGGCCTCGGCGCTCGGCGCGCACCAGATGCTCGGCGATGTCTGGGAGTGGTGCGACTCCGGCTGGCACCCGTACCCGGGCTTCACGATGTTCCCGTACCCCGAGTACTCGCAGGTGTTCTTCGGCGGGGACTACCGGGTCCTGCGCGGCGGCTCGTTCGGCACGGACCCGGCGGCGATCCGGGCGACCTTCCGGAACTGGGACCACCCGGTCCGCCGGCAGATCTTCTCCGGGTTCCGGCTGGCGCGTGACGCCCGCGCCGGTCTCGATATCTGA
- a CDS encoding serine hydrolase, with the protein MVVAPPAHAGTARRVLVAVLAGAVLGGLLGWLVAPVPVSPGPSSTGDPALAERLRAVAGPGQHGLAAALVAGGAVTTAAVGDDGRGTALTAATPMEIGSVTKTVTGAVLAGLERRGVVRAGDRLRDVVPGREWARSAT; encoded by the coding sequence GTGGTCGTCGCCCCGCCCGCGCACGCCGGCACCGCCCGCCGGGTCCTCGTCGCCGTGCTGGCCGGGGCGGTGCTCGGCGGCCTGCTGGGATGGCTGGTCGCCCCGGTCCCGGTGTCGCCGGGCCCGTCGAGCACCGGGGATCCCGCGCTCGCCGAACGGTTGCGGGCGGTGGCCGGGCCGGGACAGCACGGGCTGGCCGCCGCCCTCGTCGCGGGCGGTGCCGTCACGACCGCCGCCGTCGGGGACGACGGGCGGGGCACCGCGCTCACCGCGGCGACCCCGATGGAGATCGGCTCGGTGACCAAGACCGTCACCGGCGCGGTCCTGGCCGGCCTCGAACGGCGGGGCGTGGTCCGGGCCGGCGATCGGCTGCGGGACGTCGTCCCGGGACGGGAGTGGGCCCGATCGGCGACGTGA
- a CDS encoding cupin domain-containing protein codes for MATDWRHDGVRVIPGDALDTNTPQTPGMHRAAAVTHHRAGARKLWAGTVTIHPGARTGAHHHGELESVIYVVRGRARMRWGENLEFTAEAGPGGFIFVPPYVPHQEINALDDEPLECVLTRSGQEPVVVNLDIDGVPEPEHVPWIDPGHPHG; via the coding sequence ATGGCCACCGACTGGCGCCACGACGGCGTCCGCGTCATCCCGGGCGACGCCCTCGACACGAACACCCCGCAGACCCCCGGCATGCACCGGGCCGCCGCGGTCACCCACCACCGGGCCGGTGCACGGAAGCTGTGGGCCGGGACCGTCACGATCCACCCCGGCGCCCGCACCGGTGCCCACCACCACGGCGAGCTGGAGAGCGTGATCTACGTGGTCCGCGGCCGGGCCAGGATGCGGTGGGGCGAGAACCTGGAGTTCACCGCCGAGGCCGGGCCGGGCGGGTTCATCTTCGTGCCGCCCTACGTGCCGCACCAGGAGATCAACGCGCTCGACGACGAGCCCCTCGAATGCGTGCTGACCCGCTCCGGCCAGGAACCGGTCGTGGTGAACCTCGACATCGACGGCGTCCCGGAACCGGAGCACGTGCCCTGGATCGACCCCGGACACCCGCACGGCTGA